The nucleotide window GGCGGCGGCGAAGACGATGGGTCGCCACGATCGTCGCTTGCGGGACAGGACGATCGCCGTGATCGCGAGCACCGGCAGGCAGACGGCCTGGCCGGCAATGGGGTCGAGGATTTGCTGGAAGAACCAGACGATGTCCGGTTCAATGAGGTAGATCCACCGACGATTGAGCTTGTAGTCCCAGACACGCAACGGTCCCATGGCAAGCAGGGTCAGCACGATGAAATTGGCCGTCAGGAACCAGATCGAGGTTGCCAGAGGCAGCAGCCCCCGTATTCGAGTCGTCCAGGGACCACGATCTGAGGGGCTGCTGATCAGCTTCTCGGATTCGACATATGACTCAGCAACCATCAGCTATGAGTTTAGTCGGCGGAGACAATCACTTCTGCTGTGGGTGATAAAGAAACGGTGAATTCTGTTCAAAACCCTCTGCCCCGCACCACCATCGTCGCAATGCGCACGCGATTGTTCGTATCGAGCTTGATGTTGATCCGATTGAGGTGGGTCTTGACCGTGGCCAGACTCATGAACGTCTGCTCCGCGATCTCCTGGTTCGACAGCCCCTCGGCCACGAGTTCTGCGATCTGCCGTTCGCGGTCGGTGAGTGCGGCCAGCAGTGTCACAGCTTCACGCTGCAGACGCTGGTCGGAATTCGACGTGACCTTGGCGATCATCTGCCGCATGGACTGCGGGGCGAGAATCGGTTCCCCGGCATGGACCTTGCGGACCGCAACGGCGAGATCCACCGGGCCGATGTCCTTGAGCAGGTATCCGGAGGCTCCGGCTTCGAGTGCTCGGAAGAGGTGATCGTCGCTGTTCATGCTCGTCAGAGCCACCACCTTCGGTGCTCGCACGCTGTTGAGCAGACGCTGGGTGGCTTCGATCCCGCCGATTCCCGGCATCCTGATGTCCATGAGCACGAGATCGGGATAGTGCAGGGACACGGCTTCTATGGCCTCTTCGCCGCTCATCGCCGAACCGACGACTTCGATATCATCGGCCGCCTGCAGGATTCCGCGGATGCCGGTGATGACCATCGGGTCGTCATCGACGATGATGACGCGGATCGGGGCGGATAGGCTCATGTGCGTCACATTACCCGAGGC belongs to Brevibacterium spongiae and includes:
- a CDS encoding response regulator encodes the protein MSLSAPIRVIIVDDDPMVITGIRGILQAADDIEVVGSAMSGEEAIEAVSLHYPDLVLMDIRMPGIGGIEATQRLLNSVRAPKVVALTSMNSDDHLFRALEAGASGYLLKDIGPVDLAVAVRKVHAGEPILAPQSMRQMIAKVTSNSDQRLQREAVTLLAALTDRERQIAELVAEGLSNQEIAEQTFMSLATVKTHLNRINIKLDTNNRVRIATMVVRGRGF